The window AAACGCATACTTTACCTCTTCATTCGGAAACTTAAGCGAAAAGGAGCGGAAGCGGGGATTGTATTCTTTTAACGTTAAATATCCCGCTTGAAATAAAATCGGTATAGGGTTTTCAAGTTTAGGCTCGCTGTTCCGTAAACAATCCAATGAAACGCTTTCAGTGTTATCCAAGGTTCGAATATCGAAATTCCCTTGCTTTAAAAGATTTATTAAAAAAGTCGGGGTGCCTGTTTGGTACCAATAATTTTCAATTTCTTCCGCCGATAAACAACTTAACAAACTGAAAGGATTGTATAAATGTTTTCCGTTTTTTGAAAATCTGTAGCCGTCATAATGAGTTTTTAACTCAAGCATTGCTTCATCAAACTTTAGGTTGTTTTTTTCAGCGAGTTTTTTTATTTCAGGGGTAAAAGTGTTTTTCAGTTCTTCTTCGGTAATGCCGCAAATTTCCGCAAAACCGTCATCGGTGCTTATGTTGATAAACTGGTTCATATCGCTGAAAATACTTAATCGTGAAAACTGGCTTACTCCCGTTAAAAATACAAAGCGTAAATGTCCGTCGCTTGCCTTTAACACTCCGTAAAAACCTTTTAAAATATTTCGGTATTTTTCGTTTAATTCGGCATTTATATACTGTGTGGAAAGAAGGGGTTTATCATATTCGTCTACAAGCACTACTACTTTTTTCCCGGTTTTGGAGTATGCCGAAGCTATTACGGCATAAAACCGCGAGGCAAAATCTTTTGCTTCCGATGTGCCGTATATTTTTTCATATTCCGAAAGCATAAAGTCCAATCTGTTTTCCAAGTCTTTAACGCTGTCATATTGTCCCAGACTGAAATCAAAACGCAAGACAGGATATTCCTGCCAAGGCTCTTTTTGGGACACTTCATATTCGGCAATTTTTAATCCTGTAAACAATTCTTTTTTGCCTGAAAAATAGGCTTCCATTGTTGAAAGTAAGAGGCTTTTTCCGAAGCGTCGCGGCCGGCTTAAAAAATAGGGCTTACCGAAGGTTACCAGCTTCCAGATAAATTCCGTTTTATCAACGTAAAGATAGCCGCTTGTTATGAGGTCTTCAAAACTTTGTATGCCTATGGGCAGTTTGCGCAAGGGTTCCATATAAAAAGTATAGCATAAAAATGAGGCTTTTGCAAAGGTATAAATACTTATTTTACTTTTTTATACTTATTTCCTTTACCTTTTCGTAAAACTCATTCAGTTTGGAAGAAATTTTTTGCGTATACGTTTTTTCGTCAAGACCGGATAAAAGTTTAATGCCTTCATCAATGGTTTTAATTGTCCAAATATTAAATTTTCCTTCGGCGGCAGCCTCGATAATTTTTTTAGGTAAAAAAAGGTTTGTTTTATTGCTGTACGGAATCATTACACCTTGACTGCCGGTAAAACCTAAAATCTTACATGTATTAAAAAAGCCTTCTATTTTTTCACTTATTCCGCCTACGGGCTGTACCATTCCATGCTGGTTTAAACTTCCCGTTACGGCAATATCCTGCCGCATAGGGAATTCTCCTATTGCCGAAATCAGGGCTAAAAATTCTGCACAAGAGGCGGAATCGCCGTCGATGTAGCTGTAAGACTGTTCAAAACAAATACTTGCCGAAATTGAAAGAGGTGTGTTTTGCGAAAATTTTTGACGTAAAAGCGAGGTAATAATTAAGTGCGCCTTATCGTAAATTTCACCCGAAAGTCCGGCTTCATGTTCGATATTGACTATACCCCCTGTTCCCGGAGAGGCTTGGGCCGTAACAGCTACCGGTACGCCGAAAGCATGATACCCGCGCTCTTCTACGGCAAGCCCGTTTATCTTTGCAATTTTTTTGCCTGCAACATCTATTAAAATTTCTCCCAGTTGAACCATTTCCGTAAATTTTTCTTCGGGAAGAGAATGAAAATAGCGGCGTTTTTCTATAGCATCATTTAAAACTTCATTGCAAATTGCTTTTTTACCCTGTTTTTTTGCATAAAAATCCGCTTCAATAATTAAGTCGGAAATTTTAGTAAACTGTGCGGTAAGAAGAGTTCTTGAACCTGCAAGTTCCGAAGAATAAGAAACAAGACGTGCACAGCCCGAATCCGTAAGCGGAAGAGTATTCTTTTTTTTGCATAAATAATCCGCAAGACTTATCAAAGCGTCTATATTTTCATCGTTTTTTTGCATTACGGAATCGAATTCGGCGCAAACTTTAAAGAGTTTATAAAAATCAGGGTCTTCTTGATACAAAATATCGTAAGTATATTCACCGCCTATAATAATTACCTTAAAATCCGCAGGCAAGGCTTCCGGTTTAAAAACACTCGGTGTATGGT is drawn from Treponema pedis and contains these coding sequences:
- a CDS encoding ATP-binding protein gives rise to the protein MEPLRKLPIGIQSFEDLITSGYLYVDKTEFIWKLVTFGKPYFLSRPRRFGKSLLLSTMEAYFSGKKELFTGLKIAEYEVSQKEPWQEYPVLRFDFSLGQYDSVKDLENRLDFMLSEYEKIYGTSEAKDFASRFYAVIASAYSKTGKKVVVLVDEYDKPLLSTQYINAELNEKYRNILKGFYGVLKASDGHLRFVFLTGVSQFSRLSIFSDMNQFINISTDDGFAEICGITEEELKNTFTPEIKKLAEKNNLKFDEAMLELKTHYDGYRFSKNGKHLYNPFSLLSCLSAEEIENYWYQTGTPTFLINLLKQGNFDIRTLDNTESVSLDCLRNSEPKLENPIPILFQAGYLTLKEYNPRFRSFSLKFPNEEVKYAFLENLLPEYLSKKAVGEFFVGRFVEDLKAVMWKNFEAFNGRYAGLPYSCADKTNSEMRERDYHIALYLVFTLMGQYTQTEVHSLKGRADCIVETEESVYVFEIKLLEKGSAEEALEQIKERGYGEKYRAKNKSIKLIGVAFDEKKENLGEWKMENI